The genomic interval ACGGCAGACGTCCTGCGAGCGTGAGTTTCGCGTCACCGGCCCGCCCCGCGCGGACGCGTCCGCGTCGAGACAGGCGCCGCGTGCCCGCTCTCCCCTGGCGGCGCCCGGCCCTGCCCGCGACGCACCGGACCGCTGCAACGCGTGCGCGAGCCGCGCGATCTCGCGGCTGGGGCGGGTCCTGGGCCCTGCTCCTCGCAGGGCGACGGCACGCAGACCCCACGGCCCGGTCGCGCCGGTCGCCCGGCCGGTTCCAGCCACGGTTCATGTCACGAACGAGGGGCTGAACCGTTTTCGCAGGTGAGGGCCTCTCACCCGTTCTGTCCACACAGGAGTGTGGACAGAAGCTGTGGAAAACTTCGGCTCGGGCTACGCACCGACGTCGTGCAGGTGATGCGCCACGTCGTGGAGGAAGTACTGCCCCAGCGTGCGGACGGTGAAGACCGACCCGTTGGAGCGGCGCCCCGGCCTGCCCAGGTCCCCCGGCCCGACGACGTCGAACCGGGTCGCGACCGACTCGCCCGCCTCCACCAGCTCGCGCGCGACGACACGCGGGTCCTGGTGGGCGTAGTCGGCGTCGAGCGCGGCGGCGTCCTGGTCCCAGTTGGCGAACAGGGGGTCGTCCGACGTGAGCATCGACGCCAGACGGCCGTCGAAGACGCGGAAGACGTCGCGCACGTGGGCGCCGTACTCGAGCGTGGACCACACGCCGGGCTCCGGGCGCACCCGCACGTCGGGGTGCGCGAGCGCCGCGACCCACCGCGGGAGCATCGCCCTGACCTGCGCGCCGACCGTGAGGGGATCGACGCTCGCGGCGTCGAAGCCGCACTCCGGGCACCTCCGCCCGAGCACCCAGGTCCAGTCCTTGGTGTCGGGGGTGACCCCGTCGTCGCGCATCCGCGCAGAGTACAGGAGGCGGTGTCCGGGTCCTGTGTACTGACAAGCTCGCCCTATGATGTCATCATGCCCAAGATCATCGGGAAGAGCCTGCACGAGCATCGCCAGATGACCCGGCAGCGACTCTTCACCGCACTGTCCGCACTCATGGCCGAGCGCGGGTTCGACACCATCACCCTCGCCGACATCGCCGCCGCCGCGGGAGTAGGCCGCACCGCGGTCTACAACCACTTCCCCGACAAGGAGGCGCTCCTCCTGGGCTTCATCACCCACGAGACCGAGGAGTACGCCCGCCGCCTCGAACGAGCGCTCGACGGCATCGACGACCCCGTCGAGCAGATGCGCACCTACATCCGCCAGCAGGCTCAGCTCTCGCGCATGTTCCACCTCGCACCCGGGCCCGACCTGCGCACCGTCCTGTCCCGGCCCACCCTGCAGCGGCTGCGCGAGCACGCCGAGATCGTCGAGATGATCCTGCGCCGCATCATCGCGGCCGGGATCACGTCGGGAGAGTTCCCCGAGCAGGACGTCGACCCGACGGTGCAGCTCGTCAACGCCTGCCTGTCGGGGCGACTGATCCCCGAGGAACCCGCCGCGCGCGACCGCGCCGTCCGGGCGACGGAGCAGTTCATCCTGCGCGCCGTCGGCGCCCGCGAGGTCGCCGCCTGACCCAGGTCGCCGGCCAGACGCTGACCGGTCGTGCCAACGCGGCCGGTCAGCTCGCCAGCTTGGAGCGCAGCTCCGACGGGGTCGCTCCCGTGGCGGACTGCACCGCGCGGCGCAGGGCCAGCGCGCTCCCGTAGCCGCACAGCTCCGCCACGTCCTCGAGCGTGACGTTCGCGTAGCGCGGGTCGTGCAGCCGCGACAGCGCGGAACGCAGCCGCTCGTGCGCGATCCACCCGCACACGGTGCGCTCCTCGCCCTCGAACAGCCGGTGCAGCGTGCGCGTCGAGACACCGAAGTGCTCGGCGATCACCGCCGGGGTGAGGTCGCGCTCGGCGTGATGCACGGCGATGTGCTGGATGACGCGCGAACGCTCCACCTGCTCGAGCAGCGCCGCCGAGCGGGTCTCCGGCCGGCATGTCGCGACGGCACCCACGAGCTGCTCGACGATGCGCACCGACTCCGCACGCACCTCCGGCACCACGCCGGGCTGGCACACCAGCTCACGCAGCGCCGACGCCGTCGCGCTCGGCAGCACCGTCTCGGGGCCCCACACCGTCAGCGGGGTGTCGTCGAACGTGCCACGCATCGCCGTGCGCTCCACGGCCACGTCCACCTCGACGAGCAGCGCGCCCGGCGACGAGACCTCCAGGGGCCGCCAGCCCACCGCGAGCGCCGCGGCGCGGGGCCCGAGCACCTCGATGGTGCCGGCCGTCTTGATGGTGACCTCGCCGTCGAGCACCACGACGAGCCGCACGGCACGCCACGGGTGACCGAAGTTGTCGCCCGGTACACGTGTCGTCATCGGCCCGAGCTGGACCAAGGAGACGAGGTACGCACCGAACCGTGCCGAACGTCGTCGCCCTGCTTGCACGGATGCCATGGCCGGACCTATCCCACCGTGACGATCGGCAGGCTGAGGACGACGGCGAGCAGCGATCCCACCAGGAGATCGCGCGCGACGACCCGTCCGATGGTCCAGCGGTACGTCGTCGCGTCCACGAATCCTCCCTGGTCTGTCGGCTGACCGGGGGCCTGGCCCGTGGCCCGGCACCCGATCTGAGGGGCGGTCGACGTCCGCGCGCACGGGGGATGTCGCGCGGACGTCGGCCCTTCGCGGCGTGACCGGCACGGACGACGAGGGGACGGTTGTCGCCCGGGCTTGGGGATCGCTCCCTGCCGCGGTTCTCCTACCTTTGTCGGCCCGTCCTCGCGCGAACGCAGATTGGCGCTGCCTGCGCGACCGCCTGGCACCGACTGTCATGCTGAGTCACGATGTGATTCATGACGCCGCATGGGACCCTGCACGGCCACGTGCGCGACGACGCAGTCAAACACCTGCTGACGGGGACGAGCGTCGATCTCCAGGGGCTTCCCGGCTCCGGCCGCAGCGTGCTGGCGCGTGCGATCGCGACCGAGCTGGAGGACGCCGGCTGGCAGGTGGTCCAGGCGCACGGCGTCCACGCGCTGCGCGACCGGCCCCTCGAGGCGCTCGCCGTCGCGGGGCTCATGGCCCGCCAGGGCAGCGGCCCGCAGGCCCCGGCGACGGCGGTGTCCGCCGCCGTCCAGGGCATCGCCGCGGCCACGCGCGGCGGGAGCACGCTGCTGGTGGTCGACGACGCCGACGACCTCGACGACCTCTCGGCCGGCGCGCTCACCGCAGCCCACGCGCAAGCCCCCTTCCCGCTGCTGACGACGTCGCGGCAGACGCCCCGCGCGCTGCGCGCCTCGACGCGTGCGTCGGCGACGATCCTGCCGGGCGTGACCCTCCAGGTCCCCCCGCTCGGGTACGTGGACACCCAGACGCTGCTCATCGAGGCGCTCGGCGGGCCCATCGAGTCCACGACCGTCAGCCGGGTGTTCTCCGGCTCGGGCGGCCTGCCGGCGCTGACGCTCGCGCTCGCCGAGAGCGCGCGGCTGCACGGCTCGCTGCGGCGGGTCGAGGGCCTGTGGGCGGCCGGGCCCGAGCTGTGGACGCCCGAGATGGTGCGCGCCGTCGACCCGCTGCTCCAGCACCTGAGCGCCGAGGGCCTCGACGGCCTGCACACCCTCGCGCTCGCGGGAACCATCGACGTCGCGATGGCTCGCCGCCTCATGCCGTGGGAGGTGCTCGAGGAGCTCGACGGGTACGCGTTGCTGCGGTTCGTGCCGCGCGACGACAAGATGCTGGTCAGCCTCTTCCCGCCGGCCATCGTCGAGTACTTCCGCAACCAGGGTGTCGGGGCGCGGCACCTGCGTGTCGACGAGGCCGTGACCAGCGCGTTCGGCGGGCTCGCGACCCAGCGGCCGCCGATCGTGCTCGCGCCGTGGCGGTTCGTGGGCCCCACCGACGCGGGCGGGCCGACGCGTGCCGCGCTCGGCGCGGCCGGCGAGGCCGACGTCATCGTCAACCGCCTCCTGCACGAGCACTGGCACCGCGAGCTGCTCGTGCGGCGCACCGAGTGGGAGGAGGCGCCGACGCCCCGCACGGCCGCGACGCTGCTGCGCACCATGCTCGTGACGGGCGCCGACGCCGAGTCGGTGCTCGCCGTGCGCGAGGCGACGCCACGCATCGGCGACCCGCGAGACCTCGTGGCCTTCGACGACTGGTACGCGCTGTTCCTCGGCGCCGTCGAGCACAACCTCGAGTGGGTGCACGCGGTGCTGGAGCAGGCGCGTGACGAGGCAGACGAGTGGGTCGACCTGGTCGACGGCATCGAGGCGTTCATCGTGCTGCTCGTCGACCACGCGCCCGACCCCGACCTGCTGCCGAGCGCCGAGGCGACCGCGGCCGCCCCCACCGACACGCGCGAGATCGTGGGCACCGTCCGCGCCGAGCTGCTGCTGGCGCGCGGCCGCTCCGCCGAGGCGCTCACCGTGATCGACGACCTTGCCCCGGTGACCTCGACGTTCGCGCTCGCACGGGTGACGTCCCGCCCGTGGGCGCTCATGCTCGAGGCGCGCCTGGACGAGGCCCTCGCCGAGGCGCAGGCCATGCTCACGGAGGCTCGCCGCGAGCACGACGTCGAGGGGATCGTGGGAGCCGCTTACGTCGCCGCGCAGGTGCTCACCATGCGCGGTCGTGTCGCGGAGCTGCGCAACCTGCTCGGCTCGGTGCTGTCGTCGGGGGTGCTGCCCGCGCTGGAGCGCCCGCAGCACGTCGCGCTGCTGTCGATGGCGGCCGGGCTCGCCGCCGACGAGGGGCGCGGCACGACGGCACGCACGCTGGCGCAGCAGGCCCTGGCGCTGCGCACAGGCCCCGGGCCGTTCCCGCTCGGTTCCCCGACGCTCGCGAGCGCCCGCCTCGACGGCGCCGACCTGCCGCCAGTGCAGGCGCGGACGCTGGCCGCCGAGCGCCTGTGGGCCGAGACCCAGACGCTGCTGGCCAGCGGCTACCTGGTGTCCGGGTACGTGTGCGGCATGCTCGCCGTCGTCGAGGAGCCGACGCCCGAGCGCGGGGCGGTGCTGGCGCGCGTCGCCGACGAGATGCCCGCGCCTCTGGTGCGGCAGTTCGACCGGTTCGTCCAGGCGTTGTGCGACGGCGACCCCGAGGTGCTCGTCGCGGTCGCCGACCGGCACGCGGACGCGGGCCTGGTGTGGACCGCGACGCGCGCCTACACCGCGGGGCTGTCGGCGCTGCGCGCGTCGGGATCGGCTGCCCGGGCCGCCGAGGTGCACGAGGAGGCGCGCCGGCGGCTCGAGGTGTGGGGCGCGGAAGCGGCGTCGGGCATGCGCTCGGCGGCCGAGGGCGCGGAGCTGACGGCACGCGAGGAGGAGATCGCCCGCCTGGCGGCGTCGGGCATGACCAACCAGGACATCGCGCGGCGCCTGCTGATCTCGGTGCGCACGGTGGAGAACCACCTGCACCGCGTGTTCCGCAAGCTGGGTGTGGACAACCGCACGGACATGTCCCGCGTCCTGACGGCCTGACCCCGGACGCGCCGCAGGCCCGCGAGCACGAGTGCTCGCGGGCCTGCGGTCACGCTGGAGGACGCGGGAGGACGCAGTGGGTCAGTTTGCCGCCCAGCCGGAGAGCGCCTCCTGGCGCA from Xylanimonas allomyrinae carries:
- a CDS encoding helix-turn-helix transcriptional regulator, with amino-acid sequence MASVQAGRRRSARFGAYLVSLVQLGPMTTRVPGDNFGHPWRAVRLVVVLDGEVTIKTAGTIEVLGPRAAALAVGWRPLEVSSPGALLVEVDVAVERTAMRGTFDDTPLTVWGPETVLPSATASALRELVCQPGVVPEVRAESVRIVEQLVGAVATCRPETRSAALLEQVERSRVIQHIAVHHAERDLTPAVIAEHFGVSTRTLHRLFEGEERTVCGWIAHERLRSALSRLHDPRYANVTLEDVAELCGYGSALALRRAVQSATGATPSELRSKLAS
- a CDS encoding TetR/AcrR family transcriptional regulator, with product MPKIIGKSLHEHRQMTRQRLFTALSALMAERGFDTITLADIAAAAGVGRTAVYNHFPDKEALLLGFITHETEEYARRLERALDGIDDPVEQMRTYIRQQAQLSRMFHLAPGPDLRTVLSRPTLQRLREHAEIVEMILRRIIAAGITSGEFPEQDVDPTVQLVNACLSGRLIPEEPAARDRAVRATEQFILRAVGAREVAA
- a CDS encoding LuxR family transcriptional regulator; the encoded protein is MTPHGTLHGHVRDDAVKHLLTGTSVDLQGLPGSGRSVLARAIATELEDAGWQVVQAHGVHALRDRPLEALAVAGLMARQGSGPQAPATAVSAAVQGIAAATRGGSTLLVVDDADDLDDLSAGALTAAHAQAPFPLLTTSRQTPRALRASTRASATILPGVTLQVPPLGYVDTQTLLIEALGGPIESTTVSRVFSGSGGLPALTLALAESARLHGSLRRVEGLWAAGPELWTPEMVRAVDPLLQHLSAEGLDGLHTLALAGTIDVAMARRLMPWEVLEELDGYALLRFVPRDDKMLVSLFPPAIVEYFRNQGVGARHLRVDEAVTSAFGGLATQRPPIVLAPWRFVGPTDAGGPTRAALGAAGEADVIVNRLLHEHWHRELLVRRTEWEEAPTPRTAATLLRTMLVTGADAESVLAVREATPRIGDPRDLVAFDDWYALFLGAVEHNLEWVHAVLEQARDEADEWVDLVDGIEAFIVLLVDHAPDPDLLPSAEATAAAPTDTREIVGTVRAELLLARGRSAEALTVIDDLAPVTSTFALARVTSRPWALMLEARLDEALAEAQAMLTEARREHDVEGIVGAAYVAAQVLTMRGRVAELRNLLGSVLSSGVLPALERPQHVALLSMAAGLAADEGRGTTARTLAQQALALRTGPGPFPLGSPTLASARLDGADLPPVQARTLAAERLWAETQTLLASGYLVSGYVCGMLAVVEEPTPERGAVLARVADEMPAPLVRQFDRFVQALCDGDPEVLVAVADRHADAGLVWTATRAYTAGLSALRASGSAARAAEVHEEARRRLEVWGAEAASGMRSAAEGAELTAREEEIARLAASGMTNQDIARRLLISVRTVENHLHRVFRKLGVDNRTDMSRVLTA
- a CDS encoding DinB family protein, yielding MRDDGVTPDTKDWTWVLGRRCPECGFDAASVDPLTVGAQVRAMLPRWVAALAHPDVRVRPEPGVWSTLEYGAHVRDVFRVFDGRLASMLTSDDPLFANWDQDAAALDADYAHQDPRVVARELVEAGESVATRFDVVGPGDLGRPGRRSNGSVFTVRTLGQYFLHDVAHHLHDVGA